A genomic window from Sulfurospirillum diekertiae includes:
- a CDS encoding hydrogenase large subunit has translation MKCDKFIEALATKIKILEVTRQCEDQVTALVELNDLPEAVRFLYYDMGGYLSTMIANDERSINKHYALYYALSMEGGKMFEGDEIAQDEKCFVTVKVLISPDNLTYPSVTPFVPACVWYEREAYDMFGLVAEGLPDKRRLVLSDDWPDDLFPLRKDAMDYRYRPDMKEHYNEPEYEFLRPEGTGIIDVPLGPLHVTADEPGHFRLFCDGDTIVDADYRLFYQHRGMEKLAENRMNYDQMGYLAERVCGICGYAHAIACIEAAEKAINLEIPARAQAIRIICSEIERLHSHLLNIGLACEVTGNYTAFMHIFRIREYSMKLAELVTGGRKTYGNVVMGGLRRDMTGIEIKESLRILQIIDTQVDEVWDAVMEDKRQIKRWQGVGVLDKQVARDFSAVGPNIRGSGIKRDTRYDHPYDFFKQIEFDVAVVEGGDVFAREMVRYMELKSSVSIIRQCFELMPQTAIIVDPKFHVKPEDFALAYVEAPRGENVHWIMQGSAQKVFRWRCRAATYNNWPSLRFQFRGNTIADAALIVCSLDPCYSCTERVTVVDIKSKKSKILTNKDLKEFSRTLKNSPMKDLR, from the coding sequence ATGAAATGCGATAAATTTATAGAAGCTCTGGCTACAAAAATTAAAATTTTAGAAGTTACAAGACAATGTGAAGATCAAGTCACCGCTTTGGTTGAGCTCAATGATCTTCCAGAGGCAGTTCGCTTTCTTTATTACGATATGGGTGGATACCTTTCAACGATGATTGCCAATGATGAGCGCAGTATCAATAAACATTATGCTCTCTACTATGCTCTCTCCATGGAGGGTGGCAAAATGTTTGAAGGTGATGAAATAGCACAAGATGAAAAATGTTTTGTCACCGTTAAAGTGCTTATCTCTCCAGATAATCTCACCTACCCATCGGTTACACCTTTTGTACCTGCCTGTGTTTGGTATGAAAGAGAAGCTTACGATATGTTTGGGCTTGTTGCAGAAGGGTTACCTGATAAAAGACGCTTGGTGCTCAGCGATGATTGGCCTGATGATCTCTTTCCCCTTCGTAAAGATGCGATGGACTATCGTTACCGTCCCGATATGAAAGAGCACTACAATGAACCTGAATATGAGTTCTTAAGACCTGAAGGTACAGGCATTATCGATGTGCCTCTTGGACCTTTACATGTAACGGCAGATGAGCCTGGACATTTTAGACTTTTTTGTGATGGTGATACCATTGTTGATGCCGATTATCGACTTTTTTACCAACACAGAGGTATGGAAAAGCTTGCAGAAAATCGTATGAACTACGATCAAATGGGCTATTTAGCAGAGAGGGTTTGTGGTATTTGTGGCTATGCTCATGCAATTGCATGTATCGAAGCGGCAGAAAAAGCGATTAATTTAGAAATTCCTGCACGTGCGCAAGCTATTCGTATCATCTGTTCTGAAATTGAGAGACTCCACAGTCATCTTTTAAATATTGGACTTGCGTGCGAAGTCACCGGTAACTACACCGCATTTATGCACATCTTTAGAATTCGTGAATACTCTATGAAACTTGCAGAACTTGTTACAGGTGGACGAAAAACCTATGGTAACGTTGTTATGGGAGGTCTCAGACGTGATATGACGGGTATTGAGATCAAAGAGAGTTTACGCATCTTACAAATCATCGATACGCAAGTGGATGAAGTATGGGATGCCGTGATGGAAGACAAACGCCAAATCAAACGATGGCAAGGCGTGGGCGTGCTTGATAAACAAGTCGCTCGTGATTTCTCTGCTGTTGGGCCTAACATCAGAGGCAGTGGTATTAAACGCGATACACGTTATGATCACCCCTACGACTTTTTCAAACAGATTGAATTTGATGTTGCCGTTGTTGAAGGTGGTGATGTTTTCGCAAGAGAAATGGTTCGTTATATGGAACTTAAAAGCTCTGTCTCTATCATCCGCCAATGTTTTGAGCTGATGCCTCAAACGGCAATTATCGTTGATCCAAAATTCCACGTTAAACCTGAAGACTTCGCTTTAGCCTATGTGGAAGCTCCAAGAGGTGAAAATGTCCACTGGATCATGCAAGGAAGTGCTCAAAAAGTCTTTAGATGGAGATGCCGTGCAGCTACTTACAACAACTGGCCAAGCCTTCGTTTTCAGTTCCGTGGAAACACAATTGCTGATGCTGCACTGATTGTTTGTAGCCTTGATCCTTGCTATTCATGTACAGAGCGTGTCACGGTTGTAGACATTAAGAGTAAAAAGAGCAAAATTTTAACAAACAAAGATTTAAAAGAATTTTCGAGGACACTTAAAAATAGTCCGATGAAGGATTTAAGATGA
- a CDS encoding formate hydrogenlyase complex iron-sulfur subunit: MMKLLDITEKYGNTTHKYPFEPYKVAANFRGKPAYVFDLCIGCAACGIACPSNAITVQFNKDQTKLVWEFDCGRCIFCGRCDEVCPTGAIRLSEEFELAVKFDKSALIQRGELDTQYCTECHKPFAAKRLIKYGYECLSKANLGEKRLEESKNYLSICPTCKKNATVSNFTSGKEMVIE, from the coding sequence ATGATGAAACTTCTTGATATTACCGAAAAATACGGTAATACCACCCATAAATATCCATTTGAACCCTATAAAGTTGCGGCAAATTTTCGTGGAAAACCCGCTTATGTCTTTGATCTTTGCATTGGTTGTGCGGCATGCGGTATAGCGTGTCCCTCTAATGCCATTACAGTTCAGTTTAACAAAGATCAAACAAAATTAGTATGGGAGTTTGATTGCGGACGATGTATCTTTTGCGGTAGATGCGATGAAGTCTGCCCAACTGGCGCCATTAGACTCAGCGAAGAGTTTGAACTTGCCGTCAAATTTGACAAATCCGCTCTTATCCAAAGAGGGGAGCTTGATACGCAGTATTGCACCGAGTGTCATAAACCCTTTGCGGCAAAAAGGCTGATTAAATATGGTTACGAGTGTTTAAGCAAAGCCAATTTAGGCGAAAAGAGGCTTGAAGAGTCTAAAAATTATCTAAGTATTTGCCCTACATGTAAAAAAAACGCCACTGTATCAAACTTTACGAGTGGTAAAGAGATGGTGATAGAATGA
- a CDS encoding NADH-quinone oxidoreductase subunit B family protein codes for MKTYVVPQEITDANSLEQKLELLKHIGRSFSVYRIDCGSCNGCEIEIFAAITPMWDPERFGFKLVANPRHADILLCTGPVTRQMYYPLLRAYEAAPDPKIVVALGACGATGGIFYDAYSVLSGIDKIIPVDVYIPGCPPHPASIIYGLTTALGVMEQRLQKVSFEHDSEMPPLVKDSVIGNTLFERDLLVHAKRLMSYVFGRKLYDKYLTALVKSGNVKDTKATKIAITEAMSTEADPRYAECLGILHNEVYTQYIPCDEEDKISLHRVEWGQ; via the coding sequence ATGAAAACATATGTTGTACCACAAGAAATTACGGATGCCAACTCATTGGAGCAAAAGCTCGAACTCCTCAAACATATTGGACGCAGTTTTAGCGTTTATCGCATAGACTGCGGAAGTTGTAATGGTTGTGAAATTGAAATTTTTGCGGCTATTACACCAATGTGGGATCCAGAACGATTTGGTTTCAAACTCGTTGCCAATCCTCGCCATGCTGATATTTTACTCTGTACAGGTCCCGTGACACGTCAGATGTACTATCCGTTACTACGCGCTTATGAAGCAGCCCCTGATCCTAAAATTGTTGTGGCTCTTGGTGCTTGTGGCGCAACGGGTGGTATCTTTTATGATGCTTACAGTGTACTCAGTGGCATCGATAAAATTATTCCTGTTGATGTTTATATTCCAGGGTGCCCTCCTCATCCTGCAAGCATCATCTATGGACTTACAACCGCTCTTGGCGTGATGGAACAAAGACTCCAAAAAGTGAGTTTTGAGCACGATAGCGAAATGCCGCCATTGGTGAAAGATTCTGTCATTGGCAATACACTTTTTGAAAGAGATTTGCTCGTACATGCCAAAAGACTCATGAGCTATGTATTTGGACGAAAACTCTATGATAAATACCTTACAGCTCTTGTTAAAAGTGGTAATGTTAAAGACACAAAAGCCACTAAAATAGCTATTACTGAAGCTATGAGTACAGAAGCTGATCCACGCTATGCGGAGTGTCTAGGCATTTTACATAACGAGGTTTATACCCAATATATTCCCTGTGATGAGGAAGATAAAATCAGCCTCCACAGAGTCGAATGGGGGCAATAA
- a CDS encoding formate hydrogenlyase maturation HycH family protein, with protein sequence MVEVYKLVQKHLDGAKSGNVTLDQIKIFSTCIGHGVGTIDFSEKVLEINECEFEQMLSTGNEYLKRKLGNLSKYFEIEIFPEHAVQLLPEMIECPFKKILSDLKAGYLVLRKDFQNT encoded by the coding sequence ATGGTAGAAGTTTACAAACTCGTTCAAAAACATCTTGATGGGGCAAAGTCTGGTAATGTCACACTTGATCAGATCAAAATTTTCTCTACCTGTATAGGTCATGGTGTTGGCACAATTGACTTTAGTGAGAAAGTCTTAGAAATCAACGAATGCGAGTTTGAACAGATGCTCAGCACGGGAAATGAATATCTCAAACGCAAACTTGGGAACTTAAGTAAGTATTTTGAAATAGAAATCTTTCCAGAACATGCTGTACAGCTTTTACCTGAAATGATAGAATGCCCTTTTAAAAAGATACTCTCAGACTTAAAAGCAGGGTATTTGGTCCTTAGAAAAGATTTCCAAAACACTTAA
- a CDS encoding hydrogenase 3 maturation endopeptidase HyCI — protein MKKALLCVGNELRGDDGVAIAVGQLVEEQLPQWKVFFGYDTPEDQFAALRDYTPDIIVVVDAMSGFKEDKIEFLDLSDERTYIYSTHNLPTPILLSYLRDICTKTIFLGICVLLENVLHFSEGLSDNAKASSLKALDKIKELDTIIDN, from the coding sequence TTGAAAAAAGCACTACTCTGTGTTGGAAATGAACTAAGAGGTGATGATGGCGTTGCTATCGCTGTTGGGCAATTGGTAGAAGAACAATTGCCCCAATGGAAAGTCTTTTTTGGTTACGATACACCTGAAGACCAGTTCGCAGCTTTGCGTGATTATACGCCCGATATTATTGTTGTCGTTGATGCTATGAGTGGTTTTAAAGAGGATAAAATAGAGTTTTTAGACCTCAGTGATGAACGCACTTACATCTACTCTACACATAACCTCCCTACGCCTATTCTTCTAAGTTATCTTCGAGATATTTGTACCAAAACCATCTTTTTAGGTATTTGTGTGTTGCTTGAAAATGTCTTACATTTTAGTGAAGGCTTGAGTGACAATGCGAAAGCTTCCTCCCTTAAAGCACTTGACAAAATCAAAGAGCTTGATACAATCATAGATAATTAA
- a CDS encoding glycosyltransferase family 2 protein, with the protein MKYFKYILLSIVVTSLIQILLWTRTGDQIVISPQIGEKLESLSYTPFKGFEKALKSDAEIAEDMKTIEHIARKVRTYAISDAKHVLENVQDTKLKVDVGLWLSTDKNANESEIETLFELIKMYSPRISSIIVGNEVLLRADMTPEELYAYIDRVSVRTRIPVTTAEVQHVWLSNTELAHHVDFICVHILPYWEKVPIERTLAFTKEKYDAIAKMYPKKPITIGEFGWPSSGYNNEKAEATLTNQIAAITGFLEMAKAEKWTYNIVEAFDQPWKGVHEGSVGPYWGLFDTNKQPKFHFIKQTIINPLWRYQMAGSVFFGILLTFFGLRNQRVNFAHAITYSAAAQAMGFGIAMAATYPFIYYMNFGMWIMWTMGIFLMIPLVIITLAKINELFKCTLGIAPKRLAPLHLKLEHAPFVSIHVPAYKEQPHVLIETLNSLAHMKYTNYEVLVIINNTPEEFYWKPIEEHCAKLGDKFVFLNITCKGFKAGALNEALKYTNEKAEILAVIDADYVVSEDWLIDLVPLFDDPKVGLVQAPQDHRDSQESLIKQAMNAEYAGFFDIGMVERNEENAIVAHGTMLMARLSAVHEVGDWTTYTIVEDSELGLRLFEAGYTAHYTNRRYGWGLLPDTVEAFRTQRHRWAYGAIQILKRHWRHFMPSSKTLTPYQKYHFVAGWFFWLSDAFGAMTAFLNIFWVPFIIFVGVTIPTLPLTLPILVAFLVNILHAFILYHTRVKMSVRETMLSAIASMSLQLVIFKAVYDGFVKDGLPFKRTEKGGNTKKVNKSPIRHEMILASLLTISFFALYFTNYTRITEIYVFSFTLLIQSVPYYSAIVLRIIELQSLKPKKVVA; encoded by the coding sequence TTGAAATACTTCAAATACATCTTACTTTCCATTGTTGTCACATCCCTTATTCAGATTTTACTGTGGACGAGAACTGGTGACCAAATCGTTATATCACCCCAAATCGGTGAAAAATTAGAGTCTCTCTCCTATACGCCTTTCAAAGGATTTGAGAAAGCGCTCAAAAGCGATGCTGAAATTGCTGAAGACATGAAAACGATTGAGCATATTGCGCGAAAAGTGCGAACCTATGCTATTTCTGATGCAAAACATGTCTTAGAAAATGTCCAAGACACTAAACTCAAAGTTGATGTTGGATTATGGCTTTCAACCGACAAAAATGCCAATGAATCTGAAATTGAAACACTCTTTGAACTGATCAAAATGTACAGCCCTAGAATCTCTTCGATTATTGTAGGAAACGAGGTTCTTTTACGTGCTGATATGACACCTGAAGAGCTGTATGCCTATATTGACCGTGTTTCAGTTCGCACCCGCATTCCTGTGACAACGGCAGAAGTTCAACACGTTTGGCTGAGTAACACTGAACTCGCACACCATGTGGATTTTATCTGTGTGCATATCTTGCCTTACTGGGAAAAAGTGCCTATAGAGCGAACGCTTGCTTTTACAAAAGAGAAATACGATGCCATTGCTAAGATGTATCCTAAAAAACCCATAACCATCGGGGAGTTTGGTTGGCCAAGTAGTGGATATAACAATGAAAAAGCAGAAGCAACACTGACCAATCAAATTGCCGCAATTACAGGCTTTTTGGAAATGGCAAAAGCAGAGAAATGGACCTATAACATCGTTGAAGCGTTTGATCAACCATGGAAAGGGGTACATGAAGGAAGTGTAGGACCTTATTGGGGATTATTTGATACCAATAAACAACCTAAATTTCATTTTATTAAACAGACTATCATCAATCCATTGTGGCGTTATCAAATGGCAGGCTCTGTTTTCTTTGGAATTTTGCTGACGTTCTTTGGTCTTAGAAATCAACGCGTCAACTTTGCACATGCGATTACCTATTCGGCAGCAGCGCAAGCAATGGGCTTTGGTATTGCTATGGCAGCGACGTATCCATTTATCTATTATATGAACTTTGGTATGTGGATTATGTGGACAATGGGAATTTTCTTAATGATCCCGTTGGTCATTATCACCCTTGCTAAAATTAATGAGCTCTTTAAATGCACCCTGGGCATTGCACCCAAACGCCTTGCTCCACTGCATCTCAAACTGGAGCATGCACCTTTTGTCTCCATTCATGTTCCTGCGTACAAAGAGCAGCCACATGTTTTAATTGAAACGCTTAATTCGTTAGCACATATGAAATACACCAATTACGAAGTCTTGGTGATTATTAACAACACACCTGAAGAGTTTTACTGGAAACCGATTGAAGAGCACTGTGCCAAATTGGGTGATAAATTTGTCTTTTTGAACATTACATGTAAAGGTTTTAAAGCAGGTGCACTTAATGAAGCACTCAAATACACCAACGAAAAAGCGGAGATTTTAGCCGTCATTGATGCCGATTATGTGGTTAGTGAAGATTGGTTGATCGATCTTGTTCCGCTCTTTGATGATCCAAAAGTGGGGCTTGTTCAAGCACCTCAAGATCATCGCGATAGCCAAGAATCTCTTATCAAACAAGCGATGAATGCTGAATATGCTGGCTTTTTTGACATCGGTATGGTGGAGCGAAACGAAGAAAATGCTATCGTTGCACACGGTACGATGCTCATGGCACGACTCTCTGCGGTACACGAAGTGGGAGACTGGACAACGTATACCATCGTGGAAGACTCGGAACTGGGACTACGCCTTTTTGAAGCAGGCTATACAGCGCACTATACTAACCGACGTTATGGTTGGGGATTGCTTCCAGACACCGTAGAAGCGTTTCGTACACAACGCCACCGTTGGGCGTATGGTGCTATTCAGATCTTAAAACGCCATTGGCGCCATTTTATGCCTTCATCTAAAACCTTAACACCTTACCAAAAATACCACTTCGTTGCAGGTTGGTTTTTCTGGCTCTCCGATGCCTTTGGTGCGATGACCGCTTTTTTAAATATTTTCTGGGTGCCATTTATTATTTTTGTGGGCGTAACCATTCCAACACTGCCGTTGACACTGCCTATCTTAGTGGCGTTCTTAGTCAACATTTTGCATGCGTTTATCTTGTACCACACCAGAGTCAAAATGAGTGTGAGAGAGACAATGCTCAGTGCCATTGCTTCGATGAGTTTACAGCTGGTTATCTTTAAAGCCGTCTACGATGGTTTTGTCAAAGATGGGCTTCCGTTTAAACGTACGGAAAAAGGTGGCAATACCAAAAAAGTCAATAAAAGTCCTATTCGCCATGAGATGATCTTAGCATCTTTACTAACCATCTCTTTCTTTGCACTTTACTTTACCAACTATACACGTATTACGGAAATCTATGTTTTTTCATTTACGCTTTTAATTCAAAGTGTTCCATATTACTCTGCTATTGTTCTGCGCATTATCGAACTTCAATCTCTCAAACCTAAGAAAGTAGTGGCTTAA
- a CDS encoding aldehyde ferredoxin oxidoreductase C-terminal domain-containing protein, producing MADLIYRVNMTNLSFKIEEVPARWLGLGGRGLTSTIVAEEVDPECHPLGPNNKMVFAPGLLSGTSASNSGRNSLGAKSPLTGGIKESNVGGTSAGIFSKLGVKALIIEGLPKDENTFYQLHVTKNNVEFIPVPELVGKDNYAVLDAMMAKYDKKVAVMSIGRIGEMRMNLANVSVKDPGGKLRSHGRGGLGAVMGSKKIKCITVDAADYKEVTIADPDKFKEASKIFTKALQENPISGQGLPAFGTNVLVNILNEAGGLPTHNFRQGNWEHAEEICGETMAENIKARGGKTTHGCHAGCVIQCSQVYNDKEGKFLTSGFEYETIWALGAHLGIQDLDLIAKMDGLMDDLGVDSIETSVALGLAVDAGILAYGDGAKAYEILSHDIPTGTPLGRIFGAGTHILGKAYGLVRVPTVKGQGIPAYEPRAVKGQGITYATTPMGADHTAGYAVATNILNSGGHVDPLKKEGQVELARNLQIASAAVDSTGMCIFVAFAALDDAKCLPALIDMINARFGCALTIDDVMNLGKTILKTEHEFNIKAGFGKADDRLPEFMKYEILPPHNVTWDFTGEEIDEFWNF from the coding sequence ATGGCTGATCTAATTTATCGTGTCAATATGACAAATCTAAGTTTTAAAATTGAAGAGGTTCCCGCTCGCTGGCTGGGATTAGGTGGACGTGGTCTTACATCTACCATTGTTGCTGAAGAGGTTGATCCAGAATGTCACCCTTTAGGACCAAATAACAAAATGGTTTTCGCACCAGGACTTCTCTCAGGAACTTCTGCTTCCAACTCGGGTCGTAACTCTTTAGGTGCGAAAAGCCCCTTGACAGGTGGTATCAAAGAGTCAAATGTTGGCGGTACAAGTGCCGGTATTTTCTCAAAACTTGGGGTTAAAGCACTCATTATCGAAGGGCTACCCAAAGATGAAAATACCTTCTATCAATTACATGTAACCAAAAACAATGTTGAGTTCATTCCTGTTCCTGAACTCGTCGGCAAAGATAATTACGCCGTACTCGATGCAATGATGGCAAAATATGACAAAAAAGTTGCGGTCATGAGTATTGGTCGTATCGGTGAAATGCGTATGAACCTAGCGAATGTCTCTGTAAAAGACCCCGGTGGAAAGCTCAGAAGTCACGGACGTGGAGGGCTCGGCGCTGTTATGGGTTCTAAAAAGATCAAATGTATCACTGTCGATGCCGCTGATTATAAAGAAGTCACGATTGCTGATCCTGATAAGTTTAAAGAAGCGAGTAAAATCTTTACCAAAGCACTTCAAGAAAATCCTATCAGTGGACAAGGTCTACCAGCCTTTGGAACGAACGTTTTGGTTAACATCCTTAATGAAGCAGGCGGTCTTCCAACCCATAACTTTAGACAAGGTAACTGGGAGCATGCTGAGGAAATTTGTGGTGAAACAATGGCTGAGAATATTAAAGCCAGAGGGGGAAAAACAACCCACGGTTGTCATGCAGGCTGTGTTATCCAATGTTCACAAGTCTATAATGACAAAGAAGGCAAGTTTCTAACCTCTGGATTTGAATACGAAACTATTTGGGCACTCGGAGCGCATTTAGGGATTCAGGACTTAGATTTGATCGCGAAAATGGATGGTCTGATGGATGATTTAGGTGTTGATTCTATTGAAACCTCTGTTGCCCTTGGACTTGCCGTTGATGCTGGTATTCTTGCATACGGCGATGGAGCCAAAGCGTATGAAATACTCTCTCATGATATACCAACTGGTACGCCACTGGGAAGAATTTTCGGTGCAGGAACACACATTTTAGGAAAAGCTTACGGGTTAGTCAGAGTTCCTACAGTTAAGGGACAAGGTATTCCAGCCTATGAGCCAAGAGCGGTTAAAGGACAAGGTATTACCTATGCTACAACGCCTATGGGTGCTGATCACACAGCAGGCTATGCGGTTGCAACAAATATCCTTAACAGCGGAGGACATGTCGATCCACTTAAAAAAGAGGGTCAAGTTGAACTGGCACGCAACCTCCAAATTGCTTCTGCTGCAGTTGATAGCACCGGTATGTGCATCTTTGTTGCGTTTGCAGCACTTGATGATGCAAAATGTTTACCAGCTCTCATTGATATGATTAATGCGCGCTTTGGCTGTGCTCTTACCATTGATGATGTGATGAACCTTGGTAAAACTATTCTTAAAACCGAGCATGAATTTAACATCAAAGCAGGATTTGGCAAAGCAGATGATCGTTTACCAGAGTTTATGAAATACGAAATACTTCCTCCTCACAATGTCACTTGGGATTTCACAGGTGAAGAGATTGATGAGTTCTGGAATTTCTGA
- a CDS encoding MoaD/ThiS family protein, with the protein MHVVVKLFAQYREGRFKVEERNYAIGTTAQMVIDLLELERVSPLGVLMVNSRHVEPSYCLQEGDVIALFPKVGGG; encoded by the coding sequence ATGCACGTTGTTGTTAAACTCTTTGCTCAATACCGAGAAGGTCGCTTTAAAGTTGAGGAAAGAAACTATGCCATCGGTACAACGGCTCAAATGGTGATAGACTTATTGGAGCTTGAGCGAGTATCGCCTTTGGGTGTTTTGATGGTGAATAGTAGGCATGTTGAACCATCCTATTGTTTGCAAGAGGGCGATGTAATCGCTCTCTTCCCAAAAGTGGGCGGTGGTTAA
- a CDS encoding MoaD/ThiS family protein, producing MHIILNAFSFLRAKFTQKGIPYLNASWVVEDKTRIVDLIDSLGFEQKEVEAVFLNNTVVPKETELHENDRVALLPPGTPGSFRLFCGLKGN from the coding sequence ATGCATATTATACTCAATGCTTTTTCATTTTTACGAGCAAAATTCACACAAAAAGGCATACCTTATTTGAATGCTTCATGGGTGGTAGAGGATAAAACACGGATTGTTGATTTGATCGATTCTTTAGGCTTTGAGCAAAAAGAGGTGGAAGCCGTTTTTCTCAATAATACCGTTGTTCCCAAAGAGACAGAGCTACATGAAAATGATCGAGTAGCACTTCTTCCTCCTGGAACACCAGGCTCATTTCGTCTTTTCTGCGGGCTCAAAGGGAATTAA
- a CDS encoding HesA/MoeB/ThiF family protein, with protein MELLTFLKEQTCDGFLPLQASYAAMERFTCNFRNVEEVALKHDILPLRYKRNQKTISTREQYTLFQSTVLIIGCGGLGGFVAEMLTRIGVGNLIVCDGDVFEEHNMNRQNFSSPKTLGRFKAEVLKEKLEEINPALHVKSMTTFFDPKTDYELIAKVDVVVDALDNPDLKCLLANLCLKEQKPFVHGAIAGYYSQFATSVSLDQLYVQKGDGVEKSSGNPSFTVCFAASIQSVEVVKLLLGKPHLQAPLMGNLWEYELILL; from the coding sequence ATGGAACTTCTAACCTTTTTAAAAGAACAAACCTGTGATGGATTTCTTCCCCTTCAAGCAAGTTATGCGGCAATGGAACGTTTTACATGTAACTTTAGAAATGTTGAAGAGGTCGCTCTCAAACATGACATTTTGCCCCTTCGTTACAAACGCAATCAAAAAACTATTTCCACGAGGGAGCAGTACACTCTGTTCCAATCTACAGTACTGATTATCGGATGCGGAGGACTCGGTGGCTTTGTAGCTGAAATGCTGACACGTATTGGTGTGGGAAATCTCATCGTATGCGATGGTGATGTTTTCGAAGAACATAATATGAATCGTCAAAATTTTTCCTCACCTAAAACGTTGGGACGCTTTAAAGCAGAAGTGTTAAAAGAGAAGCTTGAAGAGATCAACCCTGCTTTACATGTAAAGAGTATGACCACTTTTTTTGATCCTAAAACCGATTATGAACTTATCGCTAAAGTGGACGTTGTTGTGGATGCACTCGACAATCCTGATCTCAAATGCCTGCTTGCCAATCTCTGTCTCAAAGAGCAAAAACCTTTTGTTCATGGTGCGATTGCTGGCTATTATAGTCAGTTTGCAACCTCAGTTTCACTTGATCAACTCTACGTCCAAAAAGGAGACGGTGTTGAGAAAAGCTCCGGCAATCCTTCGTTTACCGTTTGCTTTGCTGCCTCAATTCAAAGCGTAGAGGTGGTAAAATTACTGTTAGGCAAACCTCATCTTCAAGCTCCTTTGATGGGCAATTTATGGGAGTATGAGCTAATTTTGCTATAA